A window of Terriglobia bacterium genomic DNA:
CCGTCATTGGCGCGCGTCTTTATTTTCTACATGTCGTGCATTCCGCCGATTACCGGCAGAGGGCTGAGCGCCAGCAGCAGCGGACACTTGACGTCAGTCCGAGACGCGGAGTCATATACGATCGCAACGGAAACGAACTCGCCGTCAGCATTAAAGTCGATTCGATTTTCGCTATTCCCGATGAGATTCAAAATGTGGAGTCGACGGCGAAGTCTCTCTCATCGATCATCGGTGTTCCCAGGCAGGAGCTGCTGGACAAGTTCGATACAGAGCGCTCTTTCGTCTGGGTCAAGCGAAAGCTGAACGGGGCGGAAGCTGCCGCGGTCCGTCGAGCCAGAATTCCCGGAATCTATTTTCAAAAGGAAGACAGGCGATTTTATCCCAAGCGTGAACTCGCTGCCCACGTTCTGGGCTACGTGGATATTGACGAGAAGGGGCTGGGCGGTCTGGAATACCGCTATAACAGCCAGGTTCGGGGAGATGCGGGACGCGTATTAGTGATGACGGATGCCCGCGGCCGCAGCTTTAACAGCATCGAGCAACCCGTGGCTCCGGGCGCCAATCTCATCACGACGATCGACGAGAATATTCAGTACATTATTGAAAAGGAACTGGTTGCGGCTGCCGAGAAAACGGGCGCAAAGGGCGTTTCCATTATCATAATGGACCCGAAAAGCGGTGAAATTCTCGGAATGGGGAACTATCCGACTTTCAATCCCAACGAATACGCCAAATACAGTTCCGCTTCCTGGATAAATCAAGCCGTCAGTCACACGTACGAGCCC
This region includes:
- a CDS encoding penicillin-binding transpeptidase domain-containing protein — encoded protein: MKKQTDKKSAKPGASRRLHILIAAMSLWAAVIGARLYFLHVVHSADYRQRAERQQQRTLDVSPRRGVIYDRNGNELAVSIKVDSIFAIPDEIQNVESTAKSLSSIIGVPRQELLDKFDTERSFVWVKRKLNGAEAAAVRRARIPGIYFQKEDRRFYPKRELAAHVLGYVDIDEKGLGGLEYRYNSQVRGDAGRVLVMTDARGRSFNSIEQPVAPGANLITTIDENIQYIIEKELVAAAEKTGAKGVSIIIMDPKSGEILGMGNYPTFNPNEYAKYSSASWINQAVSHTYEP